The Spirosoma sp. SC4-14 DNA window TTGCCTGTACCCATAAAACCCGGAAAGTATGTGCTGAGGGCCTATACACAGTGGATGAGAAATTATGGGATAGCCAATTTTTTCTACAAACCCATTACGATTCTGGCGCTGAATGAGCAGGTTGATGCGGTTGCTCCTAAACCGGTGGCCGATAGCCTCCTGACTGTTGGGGTTGACCGGGCTGGGTATAAAAAACGAGATAAAGTCAGCATGACCCTTCGCTTCGACACCACAGGACTAACAGAGCGTATAAATGGTAGTTTTTCGGTTGCCGTGTTCGATGAAGCCGTTGCGGTGCCGATAGTGGGGCCAACATCCATAAAAACCAGTTTCGACCTGCCTGAACCGCCCGGCGATCTGCCTTTCAGGTATGCCATTGAAAAAGGGGTAAGTATATCGGGACTTTATAAAGACAAAAAAGGCAGAACGAAAAAAACAGTCCTAATGCTCATTCCCGAACATTTCGATCAGTTTTATTCCATTAATACGTTGAACAATGGCGAATTTTCGCTGCCGAATCTGGTCTTTTACGATAGTACAAAATTTGTTATTCAGCCAGAAGGGAGTGTGATTCTGAGCGATAGAGTTGCTCCTCTTTTGCCCGATAAACTGCCCGAGTTTCCTATGCGTATTGTTTCTGCGAATACGCTCCATCCTGTCTATAGTGGCGATACACTTCAGGCAAAGCTATTGCAGACTGTTAGCGTATCGGCCCGAAAATTAGTTCGGAGCGAGAGTGCCTATGGTACGCCCGATGTATATCTGAAAGGGGAAAATCTGGAGGGATATGCTAGCATGGCCGATGCCATAGCAGCTAAACTTCCAACGTTTAAACTAATTTATGATCAAACAAACTGGTTCCTGATCTGGGGCCGGGCGAGTGTTCCTACGGGGAGTAACCTGTCGGGCCAGTCGAATCTCTCCTCACATGAACCTAGTCTGTATATCAACAACGTACTGGTTGTGGGCGAAAGCACGGGCGATCGGTTAATGCAGTTATCGCCGTCCATGATCGATCATATTGAAGTCAATGGAATGATCACCTCTAATCAGGGAGCCAATGGGTCGAATGGATTGATCAATGTCTATACCAAACGCCCTGCCGAAGCCAGTTCGAAACCAGTATCATTTGTAAAAGCACGTGGGTTTGATCAGGAAATAACTTTTCAATCGCCCGACTATACGAGGCCCGTTGAAAATGCAGCCATGAGCGACTACCGCTCAACGCTCTACTGGAATCCGCGCGTTGCGGTTAGCTCGGAACAAGGTGCAACTAACCTTTCGTTTTTTACGGGCGATGTGTCTGGTAGCTATCGGGTTGTTGTTGAGGGTATTACCAGCAGTGGCAATACCGTTCGTGCCGAAGCTGTTTTTACCGTAAACCCCTGAGTCTGGTGAATCAATGTCACATAGCCAGTGTGATGCTAAGCCCTTGTCGCAGGGTGTTATGGATTTCGGCAATCTGGTCGGTGTGTCTGATTAGCGCATCGATTTCGGCCGGAGGGGCGTCTGATGAAACACTGGCTTTATACGTAAAGTTTGATCCAGGTTCGCCGTCGGCACCAAACTCTCCCGTAACCAGCACCTCAACGCCCGATACAGTAAGGTTTCGCTTAGTGGCTTCGCGGTAGATGTCGTTGCAGAAGCAGGTTGCCAGGGCCAGAAGCAGGAGTTCGCCACCATTGATCGACGATCCAAAACCCGATGGTTTGGTGGTAATCTGCATTTCCTTGGCCGAATCGTTTGTCTGCACAACCGTTTCCTGTTGGTTGTAAGAGCTTTTTATACTCGCTGAGATTTTCATGATATTGAGTAGTAGGGAGTTATAAGTATACGGCCATTTGTCGGCACCTGCCAGCGCTTTCCCGACTTTTTCGTAAAAGGTCATCCTGGCTGGTTCAAATCGCCTGTGCCAGTAAGTAGGCTGATGAATGAACAGCTCCTAATCTGCTGTATGTACCGACCTGAGGCATAGGTCGACGGAGACATGGGGATTGTTTTCCTAAGTTTCTAAGGTGTTTCTAAGATCTTCTTAAGCATATTCTAAGCTAGCAAAACGTAGTTTGTTATTATTCGACCATAAACCGCCTACAGGAATGAGCATTATTACTCCGATTGTGAAGTCGTTAATTACAATCTCACTGGTAACTCTGACAATGTCGGCTTTTGAAGCCTGGCGATTGGCCTTGAGATTGCGAAGGCGGGTTAACGTTCGGTCGTTTATTTCGTTTAAATAAAAAACAACTGCCGGAAACTGGGTGACTGAGGTTTGCTCATAAAATGACTTTAAACACTGTTTCCGGCGGCAA harbors:
- a CDS encoding carboxypeptidase-like regulatory domain-containing protein yields the protein MNYCITLLLWVTACSGLYAQTGKLSGRVIDSSTQQPLPFANVYLNNTTIGATTNANGEFLLQHLPLGSADIVVSFIGYVSQQLKVMVRETGNTPVAIRLNPDAQQLVEVGVKSNRDKDWERQFKRFEKVFLGNTATCKIINPWIIDFGSGNGQTTATALVLLEIENKQLGYKLYFQLKKFAYSSTTFAIVGNVRFTELDASGTSQAAAWTKNRERAYHGSVKHLMKAILDRRLKQQGFLLYGDKTKGRGRSNNFSAELEYNLVPYDTSSLAVSAAGLNEYRLSIKDRLEIHYLNDFTNRGFYKDISHPVSWLDVRGGYVVVNKEGTMLNPTDVAVSGSMADARVSGMLPLNYQPGNPVVTKAPTNFLVRRLQEKAYLHTDKPYYYPGDKLWFSAFMNYRIPGLRDTLSKVLYVDLIDSERQLAQQCVLKINSGRAASAFRLPVPIKPGKYVLRAYTQWMRNYGIANFFYKPITILALNEQVDAVAPKPVADSLLTVGVDRAGYKKRDKVSMTLRFDTTGLTERINGSFSVAVFDEAVAVPIVGPTSIKTSFDLPEPPGDLPFRYAIEKGVSISGLYKDKKGRTKKTVLMLIPEHFDQFYSINTLNNGEFSLPNLVFYDSTKFVIQPEGSVILSDRVAPLLPDKLPEFPMRIVSANTLHPVYSGDTLQAKLLQTVSVSARKLVRSESAYGTPDVYLKGENLEGYASMADAIAAKLPTFKLIYDQTNWFLIWGRASVPTGSNLSGQSNLSSHEPSLYINNVLVVGESTGDRLMQLSPSMIDHIEVNGMITSNQGANGSNGLINVYTKRPAEASSKPVSFVKARGFDQEITFQSPDYTRPVENAAMSDYRSTLYWNPRVAVSSEQGATNLSFFTGDVSGSYRVVVEGITSSGNTVRAEAVFTVNP
- a CDS encoding OsmC family protein, whose protein sequence is MTFYEKVGKALAGADKWPYTYNSLLLNIMKISASIKSSYNQQETVVQTNDSAKEMQITTKPSGFGSSINGGELLLLALATCFCNDIYREATKRNLTVSGVEVLVTGEFGADGEPGSNFTYKASVSSDAPPAEIDALIRHTDQIAEIHNTLRQGLSITLAM